Proteins from one Candidatus Hydrogenedens sp. genomic window:
- a CDS encoding glycosyltransferase — MKIVFFGNATEKIAAIRYRVQKFADMFEAEGHQCVICLHSSVDFYLKYFENQPKYKKAIYWLCVWFNRWFQLRHIFNADVIFLRGPIFKYGPPIFEYIIHVFNKNMVFDIDDAVWEKPAFVNNFLLRFVDFDWAKKMCKICAGAVVGNRYLEEHVKPWGAKKIVIVPTCIDMEKHQQKKDYPKHNNPVIIGWTGLHTNLGYLDILKDPLKELSKKYPIQLFIASNGLDYNMDGVNVVFENWKFEKEFEYLQKPDIGLMPLIDTPRARGKCAFKALQYMGVGTPVVISPVGMNAEVIEDGVHGFFAQTPEEWYDRLERLIMDPDLREQMGRKSRQRVIELYSFEANYPRLKEFLLDIAKG, encoded by the coding sequence ATGAAAATAGTATTTTTCGGGAACGCCACTGAAAAAATTGCCGCTATCAGATATCGTGTACAAAAATTTGCGGATATGTTTGAAGCGGAAGGGCACCAATGTGTAATTTGCTTACATTCTTCTGTGGATTTCTACCTAAAATATTTTGAGAACCAACCAAAGTATAAAAAAGCAATTTATTGGCTATGTGTGTGGTTTAATCGCTGGTTCCAACTACGACACATTTTTAATGCAGATGTCATATTTTTAAGAGGACCTATATTTAAATACGGACCACCCATATTTGAATACATCATCCATGTATTTAATAAAAACATGGTTTTTGATATTGACGATGCGGTATGGGAAAAACCAGCTTTCGTAAACAATTTTTTACTTCGTTTTGTTGATTTTGATTGGGCTAAAAAGATGTGCAAAATATGTGCGGGAGCAGTCGTTGGCAATCGTTATCTGGAAGAACATGTGAAACCATGGGGAGCCAAGAAAATCGTTATCGTTCCTACATGTATTGATATGGAAAAGCATCAACAAAAGAAAGATTACCCAAAACATAATAATCCAGTAATTATAGGTTGGACAGGGCTACATACTAATTTAGGATACCTGGATATACTCAAAGACCCTTTGAAAGAGTTATCTAAAAAATATCCGATACAATTGTTTATTGCCTCTAATGGCTTGGATTACAATATGGATGGAGTAAATGTTGTATTCGAAAATTGGAAATTTGAAAAGGAATTTGAATATCTACAAAAACCGGATATCGGTTTAATGCCACTGATAGATACACCACGGGCACGAGGAAAATGTGCCTTTAAGGCGTTGCAATACATGGGTGTGGGGACACCTGTTGTTATCTCACCTGTGGGGATGAATGCAGAAGTAATAGAGGATGGCGTTCACGGTTTCTTTGCACAAACCCCCGAAGAGTGGTATGACCGATTAGAAAGGTTGATAATGGACCCAGATTTACGAGAACAAATGGGCAGAAAATCGCGACAACGCGTTATAGAATTATATTCATTTGAAGCAAACTATCCTCGACTGAAAGAATTCCTATTGGATATTGCAAAGGGATAA
- a CDS encoding amidohydrolase family protein encodes MSENINRRDFIGITGSTFSLSMLGGTNSPSIIATSNLSTELLSDVYGLVEKTPFVDTHEHLPPESDRIANKGNKDKTPAPDFGMLFSHYADSDLQVSGLSRDDYKKLISWELSPKDKWKLIAPFYERCRNTGYLLCVRESVKALYGEDDICEENCETISQQLNEQIQSGFYRRILRDVAHIDYAQVNCLQSGTFRESEPASDLLCFDISTVGIASSISKISNLNKFAEKPIKTLKQAHTTIEHIFERFGQKAIAIKDQSAYRRRLLYENVKDKDIESIFKQFVQKPSSLKPEELKAIQDNLFRKCLQCATEYHLPVKLHTGYFAGYDGMDLSRVRDNLSDLVSLIKDFPNTTFVLMHISYPYQHELIALCKHYHNVYADMCWSWIIDPASATRFLKEFLTTAPAHKIFTFGGDYIPVELVPGHAKIARKGIALAIMHLLQEGWLSESEVPTLVQRIMNRNAHELFDLPRVLRAYRT; translated from the coding sequence ATGAGTGAAAACATAAATCGCCGAGACTTTATCGGCATAACAGGCTCTACTTTTAGTTTAAGTATGCTTGGTGGTACTAATTCACCGTCAATTATTGCCACCAGTAATCTATCCACAGAACTTTTATCGGATGTATATGGCTTAGTTGAAAAGACACCTTTTGTAGATACTCATGAACATCTGCCTCCTGAGAGCGACCGAATTGCAAACAAAGGGAATAAGGACAAAACACCTGCTCCTGATTTTGGAATGCTTTTTAGCCACTATGCGGATTCTGACCTACAGGTATCTGGACTATCCCGAGATGATTATAAAAAACTTATTTCATGGGAATTATCCCCTAAGGATAAATGGAAATTGATAGCACCATTTTATGAACGATGCAGAAATACCGGCTATTTACTGTGTGTTCGTGAAAGTGTAAAAGCCCTTTACGGAGAAGACGATATTTGTGAAGAAAATTGTGAAACCATAAGCCAGCAGTTAAATGAACAAATTCAATCTGGTTTCTATCGCCGAATATTACGTGACGTAGCACATATCGATTATGCACAGGTTAATTGCCTACAAAGTGGAACCTTTAGGGAAAGTGAACCTGCTTCAGACCTGTTATGTTTCGATATATCCACAGTTGGCATTGCCAGTTCTATTTCTAAAATTTCTAATCTGAATAAATTTGCAGAGAAACCAATAAAGACATTAAAACAAGCCCATACCACAATTGAACATATCTTCGAACGATTCGGGCAGAAGGCAATTGCTATAAAAGACCAGTCCGCTTACAGGAGACGGCTCTTATACGAAAATGTTAAGGATAAGGATATAGAGTCCATCTTTAAACAATTTGTTCAAAAACCGAGTTCCTTAAAGCCTGAAGAACTTAAAGCCATTCAAGACAACTTATTCCGCAAGTGCTTGCAATGTGCTACAGAATATCATTTGCCTGTAAAATTGCACACGGGATATTTCGCTGGATATGATGGAATGGATTTATCACGAGTTCGTGATAACCTATCTGACCTCGTATCGCTAATCAAAGACTTCCCGAATACAACTTTTGTGCTGATGCATATTTCATATCCATATCAACATGAATTAATAGCCTTATGCAAACATTACCACAATGTCTATGCGGACATGTGCTGGTCGTGGATTATTGACCCTGCTTCTGCAACACGATTTTTGAAGGAGTTCCTTACTACAGCACCTGCACATAAGATATTCACCTTCGGTGGTGATTATATTCCTGTAGAACTTGTTCCAGGGCATGCTAAAATTGCCCGCAAAGGAATTGCTCTGGCAATAATGCACCTATTACAAGAAGGCTGGCTTAGCGAGTCCGAAGTACCTACCTTGGTTCAACGTATTATGAATCGTAATGCCCACGAATTATTTGACCTTCCTCGTGTATTAAGGGCATATAGAACCTAA
- a CDS encoding glycoside hydrolase family 3 N-terminal domain-containing protein, whose product MFLILLTLLGIFGVENIDNKPPIAIHSDEIQIQEKEENKQIETDADKSPKQEETLQLKIGQLFLITLQGTHGTISGDRIFLNQYTPAGVVVPRILEPKWAEDYLAGIRFAVRNPGLPLWLAGDIYEVTERERGAPSPYINLPPLLSLSANPETQNIEKIVQLWRSYIQGLGLNMMLGPHLSLASTLPKARRDLQCFGSNAKISADIAVQMYHLWNTPSALMVPMDFPGGQTNREGVQPAVLLTPEQYLAENDILPYKMLMEEGVPIIHVGTTLVPTLDPQGKPACISRYVLSDLLRKQLNFTGVVIAGPLDAPEVVEFMDSSEAGVEALRYGADVLYYRGPANTASRAIDRITLAVQRNEIPIERIEQAYNNIKSLKNAQIAVVSKEKPIKPTELTKQKGDLYDYSYFIIKNSITLVRNHGDILPIVKGSTQGIGIAGPVGVKELDEYLQKYHKNIGLQPMTSSLRLGYIQDFDIERAVKNVGKFPIAICTIVSSLRLKEQEEFINRIKETGAKVIALVLGHPQALVCAKKADAILITYAEPPAYQIAIKALAETLVGFPSFRFRSVIEDSILEANREYTFSLKELVAMPPGRLPISIGEDFPEGASLSYQVETLIKKCEWTIQGKDRFKESSFTYSFPLSGEYTLELQVQGADKQVQTKTYVLIVK is encoded by the coding sequence ATGTTCCTAATATTATTAACTCTATTAGGGATTTTTGGCGTTGAAAATATTGATAATAAGCCACCTATTGCAATACATAGCGATGAGATACAAATTCAGGAGAAGGAAGAGAATAAACAAATCGAGACGGACGCAGATAAATCACCAAAGCAAGAAGAAACGCTCCAGTTAAAGATTGGTCAGTTATTTCTAATTACCCTACAAGGGACACATGGTACTATTTCTGGTGACCGTATTTTTCTAAATCAATATACACCTGCAGGTGTGGTTGTTCCACGGATTCTTGAACCGAAGTGGGCAGAAGATTATTTGGCGGGGATACGTTTTGCGGTTCGGAATCCAGGATTACCGCTATGGTTAGCAGGCGATATATATGAGGTGACGGAGCGAGAACGAGGTGCTCCTTCGCCATATATTAATTTGCCTCCACTTTTGTCTTTGTCAGCCAACCCTGAGACCCAAAATATAGAAAAAATAGTTCAGCTTTGGCGTAGTTATATTCAGGGTTTGGGATTAAACATGATGTTAGGTCCACATTTAAGCTTAGCGTCGACATTGCCCAAAGCCCGTAGGGATCTGCAATGTTTCGGGTCTAATGCAAAAATATCAGCTGACATTGCGGTACAGATGTACCACCTATGGAATACCCCTTCCGCACTGATGGTGCCGATGGATTTTCCAGGGGGACAAACCAATCGTGAAGGAGTTCAACCTGCAGTGTTGCTCACCCCAGAACAATACCTTGCAGAGAATGATATTCTACCTTATAAAATGCTGATGGAGGAAGGGGTTCCAATAATTCATGTTGGGACAACGTTAGTGCCAACTTTAGACCCACAGGGGAAACCTGCTTGTATTTCACGTTATGTCTTGTCAGATTTACTAAGGAAACAATTAAATTTTACTGGTGTGGTTATTGCAGGTCCCTTAGATGCACCTGAAGTAGTAGAGTTTATGGATTCATCTGAGGCGGGTGTAGAGGCGTTACGATATGGTGCCGATGTGCTTTATTATCGCGGACCTGCTAATACAGCAAGCCGAGCCATCGATCGTATCACCCTCGCAGTTCAGCGGAATGAAATTCCAATCGAACGGATAGAACAAGCCTATAATAATATTAAATCATTGAAGAACGCTCAAATTGCTGTAGTGAGTAAAGAAAAACCGATTAAGCCAACAGAACTAACGAAACAAAAAGGTGATTTGTACGACTATTCCTACTTTATTATCAAAAATTCCATTACACTGGTTCGTAATCATGGGGATATACTGCCAATCGTCAAAGGCTCTACTCAAGGGATAGGTATTGCTGGTCCTGTTGGTGTTAAGGAATTAGATGAGTATTTACAGAAGTACCATAAAAACATCGGATTGCAACCGATGACATCATCACTTCGTTTAGGTTATATTCAGGATTTTGACATTGAACGTGCGGTGAAAAATGTTGGTAAATTCCCGATTGCGATATGTACTATTGTCTCTTCTCTTCGGCTAAAAGAACAAGAAGAATTCATAAATCGTATAAAAGAGACAGGAGCCAAAGTTATTGCCTTAGTTTTGGGACATCCTCAGGCACTTGTATGTGCCAAAAAAGCAGATGCAATCCTAATTACCTATGCAGAACCTCCTGCTTATCAAATTGCAATAAAGGCATTAGCGGAAACATTGGTCGGTTTCCCATCATTCCGCTTTCGTTCAGTTATTGAGGATTCTATATTGGAGGCAAATCGTGAGTATACTTTTTCATTAAAAGAATTAGTAGCTATGCCACCTGGTAGATTGCCGATATCTATCGGTGAAGATTTTCCAGAAGGGGCAAGTCTAAGTTATCAAGTAGAAACATTAATAAAAAAATGTGAATGGACTATTCAAGGGAAAGACAGGTTCAAAGAGTCCTCCTTTACGTACTCTTTTCCTTTATCAGGTGAATATACTTTGGAGTTACAGGTACAGGGTGCTGATAAACAAGTTCAAACAAAAACCTATGTGTTAATTGTAAAATAA
- a CDS encoding metallophosphoesterase, translated as MVAFYILFCVSCANDVGQIYSSLAEKNDSARLWLVADPQIGPADSDSGYERELELLLEKFVELANQEQPDVVIFNGDLVAFPKPNYFAGFEKAVKPLKMPIALVHGNHDGKYNDGLFLDLQEHLCGFRAPNYAFDIGTWRMVILCAPELLSPNGGFEEQLSWLENELHEAWRRPVVVFLHYHLLPVGLSQLEYYTYPKDKKNKLLDVLVRYGNVQYVFMGHVHNGVKASVRTAWEYQGTTFVVLPTLVNGRAFGEEYPQFNTNQDRGYFAEAEISQSKLKLYGRQLGCSAKYEFPERFPIFTRDMDPRAFEHWCKIANTPEIVNGDFENKSKGWFFPYRYQSEQESGFIWETKSCDQFSGTTALHLYTRYKGHAWQYDETMDVYQVLRVPNNNVKPTCKLQYYVPNNEKSFYGGGYIRIALFADTELRWMWVGHWGAREERVKHIPKIWNYHDEYPKKARTLDQYREQGIMVSMRLPDYGYRSHQISLNLPEIYQLINVDKSFDSLNFDTMLVMLGVWCGNEEGSFSGAWFDNITVDWQGNTNSTIDNKSISLEMFSLPLPYGKWYSMGHDK; from the coding sequence ATGGTTGCTTTTTATATTTTATTTTGTGTTTCATGTGCAAATGATGTTGGGCAGATTTATTCTTCTTTAGCGGAGAAAAATGATAGTGCTCGTCTTTGGCTTGTTGCAGACCCACAAATAGGACCAGCGGATAGCGATTCTGGCTATGAACGAGAATTGGAATTGTTATTAGAAAAGTTTGTTGAGTTAGCAAATCAGGAACAACCCGATGTTGTAATATTTAACGGCGATTTAGTTGCCTTTCCTAAGCCTAATTATTTTGCAGGTTTCGAGAAGGCAGTGAAACCGTTAAAGATGCCGATAGCATTAGTTCATGGAAATCATGATGGAAAATATAACGATGGTTTGTTCTTAGATTTGCAGGAGCATCTATGTGGTTTTCGTGCACCGAATTATGCTTTTGATATTGGAACATGGCGGATGGTGATTTTATGTGCACCTGAATTACTGTCACCGAACGGTGGTTTTGAGGAGCAATTAAGCTGGCTTGAGAATGAATTGCATGAGGCATGGCGTCGACCTGTAGTAGTATTTTTACACTATCATTTACTGCCTGTAGGTCTATCACAATTGGAATATTACACATACCCAAAAGATAAGAAAAACAAATTGTTAGATGTTCTTGTCCGCTATGGCAATGTCCAATATGTGTTTATGGGGCATGTTCATAATGGAGTTAAAGCTTCAGTCAGAACTGCTTGGGAGTATCAGGGCACAACGTTTGTGGTTCTTCCAACGTTAGTTAACGGTAGAGCCTTTGGAGAAGAGTACCCACAATTTAATACTAATCAAGATCGGGGTTATTTCGCAGAGGCAGAAATATCCCAATCAAAATTAAAACTATATGGTAGGCAATTAGGTTGTTCTGCAAAATATGAATTTCCTGAACGATTTCCTATCTTCACCCGTGACATGGACCCTCGTGCATTTGAACATTGGTGTAAAATTGCGAATACACCAGAGATTGTAAATGGAGATTTTGAAAATAAGTCGAAAGGTTGGTTTTTCCCATATCGGTATCAATCAGAGCAGGAATCAGGATTTATTTGGGAAACAAAATCATGCGACCAGTTTTCAGGTACCACAGCATTACATCTCTACACTCGATATAAGGGACATGCATGGCAATATGACGAGACAATGGATGTCTATCAGGTATTACGAGTTCCTAATAACAATGTAAAGCCTACATGTAAGTTGCAATATTATGTTCCAAATAACGAAAAGAGCTTTTATGGTGGGGGTTATATCCGTATCGCATTATTTGCAGACACGGAGCTTCGTTGGATGTGGGTAGGTCATTGGGGAGCCCGTGAGGAGCGAGTAAAACACATTCCAAAAATATGGAATTATCACGACGAATATCCAAAAAAAGCGAGGACATTAGACCAATATAGGGAACAAGGAATTATGGTATCAATGCGGTTACCCGATTATGGATACAGGTCGCATCAAATCAGCCTTAACCTTCCAGAAATCTACCAATTAATAAATGTGGACAAATCATTTGATTCGTTAAACTTCGATACAATGCTTGTTATGCTTGGAGTCTGGTGTGGTAATGAAGAAGGTTCATTTAGCGGTGCATGGTTCGACAACATCACCGTAGATTGGCAAGGGAACACCAATTCGACCATAGATAATAAATCTATATCACTTGAAATGTTTTCACTTCCTCTACCATACGGTAAATGGTATTCTATGGGTCACGACAAATAA
- a CDS encoding radical SAM protein, which translates to MNIITPIKTGVKVANIIWSRWRESIPYYLPILIAFVTYRCNLRCVMCGLCELREIYNPKELNTEEWKNVIHSAKKLGTMIISISGGEPLLRKDLEEIIACADKNNISTHLCTNGTLIDKSRAQSLKEAGVKTISFSLDSASEEVHDSIRGKGQFKRTMEGILWIHKIAPEIRTSINVVITRKNFRGMSNLVKLAKEAGVHQIKFAPVHKNLLHRFKREDSWTEYFFDANDIKELEEELKQTQALCKQEKILTTSDNFYKGIPRTFIQPNKFTCYAGFLDCIITPEGNIGACCDIESTLSVRNKSLEDIWHSQEFHQYRMQVCRCKKYCWDTTNTEFSLRLNAKTLFSELPTLLKEFLFYLK; encoded by the coding sequence ATGAATATTATAACCCCAATAAAAACAGGTGTTAAGGTAGCAAATATCATTTGGAGTCGATGGAGGGAGTCTATCCCTTACTATTTACCTATTCTTATTGCCTTTGTTACGTACCGCTGTAATCTTCGTTGTGTTATGTGTGGTCTTTGTGAACTGAGAGAAATTTACAATCCAAAAGAATTGAATACAGAAGAGTGGAAGAACGTTATCCATTCTGCAAAGAAATTGGGGACAATGATTATTTCAATATCTGGTGGAGAACCACTACTACGAAAAGACCTTGAAGAAATCATAGCATGTGCGGACAAAAATAATATTTCTACACACCTTTGCACAAATGGCACACTTATTGACAAATCAAGAGCCCAATCCTTAAAAGAGGCTGGTGTAAAAACCATTTCCTTTTCTTTGGATAGTGCTTCGGAAGAAGTCCATGACTCTATCAGAGGTAAAGGACAGTTTAAACGAACAATGGAAGGGATACTATGGATTCATAAAATTGCACCTGAGATAAGAACGAGCATTAATGTTGTGATAACGCGGAAAAACTTTCGAGGAATGTCCAACCTTGTTAAACTGGCAAAAGAAGCAGGGGTTCATCAAATTAAGTTTGCCCCAGTACATAAAAATTTACTCCATCGATTTAAACGTGAGGATTCATGGACAGAATACTTTTTCGATGCAAATGATATTAAAGAGCTTGAGGAAGAACTGAAACAGACACAGGCACTTTGCAAACAGGAAAAAATACTTACGACCTCCGATAATTTTTATAAAGGAATTCCGAGAACGTTTATTCAACCTAATAAATTCACGTGCTATGCAGGTTTTTTGGATTGCATAATTACACCAGAAGGGAACATAGGTGCTTGTTGTGATATTGAAAGTACATTGTCCGTAAGAAATAAATCCCTTGAAGATATATGGCATTCGCAAGAATTTCATCAGTATCGGATGCAGGTCTGCCGTTGTAAAAAGTACTGCTGGGATACAACCAATACTGAATTTAGCCTACGTCTTAATGCAAAAACTTTGTTTTCCGAATTGCCTACTCTCCTAAAAGAATTTCTATTCTACCTAAAGTAA
- a CDS encoding bi-domain-containing oxidoreductase: protein MLQGIIKKGKALTIDVPAPQVGKGMVLIKVIFSCISAGTELSGLARSKKPLIQRAWEQPDKVKKVLDILRDEGFTVAYAKVKNKLESGTPIGYSVSGIVIAVGEGISRFQPGDKVSAAGVGYAHHAEFVTVPENLVVKVPEEVSFEEASTVALGGIAIQSIRRANLQLGEFGVVFGAGILGLLTTQMLIASGIRTAVIDIDPHRLNIAKELGAELVINSNDENHVDKVINWSDGYGADAVIFTASTQQNEPLSQCFRMTRKKGKVVLVGVSGSEIKREDIYSKELDFLISTSYGPGRYDTQYEEKGVDYPYAYVRWTENRNMKEYLRLIHSKHIKLDRLIEKTYPIEQIADAFDCLSSQIPRPLIVLLQYGLPEEKPLLPDISQQIIHVNTSYTPKSVINVAIIGTGGFATNMHLPNLAKLKDKYSIYATMDRSAQQAKFVAEQYQAKYTTTNLDEILSDKQVDLVLITTRHDSHAEYCLKALQAGKHVFVEKPLAISQEELDKIKDFYLQGSGPKPVLLVGFNRRFSKYLTEIKKHTDKRINPLLIHYRMNAGLLPPDHWVFETGGRIIGEACHIIDTISFLTKSPIESISVESITPTTDRYSPVDNKIVILKYKDGSIACFEYFSVGSTEFGKEYMEVHFDGKTLVMDDYKSLKGYGQKINEIQTRTSQKGHFEELLALHDSITGKNPNWPIPLPELLQTTEATFIIK from the coding sequence ATGCTTCAGGGAATTATTAAAAAAGGAAAAGCACTGACCATTGATGTTCCTGCTCCGCAGGTAGGCAAAGGAATGGTGCTAATAAAAGTTATTTTTAGTTGCATTTCAGCAGGGACTGAATTGAGCGGACTTGCCCGCAGTAAGAAACCATTAATTCAACGGGCATGGGAACAACCGGATAAAGTAAAAAAAGTGCTCGATATATTGAGAGATGAAGGTTTTACAGTTGCCTATGCAAAAGTTAAGAATAAATTAGAATCCGGCACACCTATCGGTTATTCAGTTAGTGGTATTGTTATAGCAGTCGGTGAAGGGATTAGCCGATTTCAACCCGGAGATAAAGTTTCTGCAGCAGGTGTAGGATATGCTCATCATGCAGAGTTTGTTACTGTCCCTGAAAATCTCGTGGTTAAGGTTCCCGAGGAAGTATCGTTCGAAGAGGCTTCCACTGTAGCATTGGGAGGAATAGCAATACAAAGTATACGACGGGCAAACCTACAACTGGGTGAGTTTGGGGTGGTTTTTGGAGCAGGAATTTTAGGTTTGTTAACTACACAGATGCTCATTGCTTCCGGTATAAGGACAGCAGTAATTGATATTGACCCACATCGTTTAAACATTGCTAAAGAATTGGGGGCAGAATTGGTTATTAACTCTAATGATGAAAATCATGTTGATAAAGTAATCAATTGGAGTGATGGTTACGGAGCAGATGCAGTTATTTTTACCGCGTCTACCCAGCAAAACGAACCGTTATCTCAATGCTTCCGTATGACACGAAAGAAAGGAAAAGTTGTATTGGTAGGTGTGTCAGGTTCCGAAATTAAGCGTGAAGATATTTACTCCAAAGAATTGGATTTTCTTATTTCCACATCTTATGGACCCGGCAGATATGATACCCAATATGAAGAAAAAGGGGTTGATTATCCGTATGCCTATGTTCGCTGGACAGAGAACAGGAACATGAAAGAATACTTGAGATTAATACACAGTAAGCACATAAAACTTGACAGATTGATAGAAAAAACATACCCCATTGAACAAATTGCGGATGCTTTTGACTGTCTTTCTTCACAAATACCGCGCCCGTTAATCGTCCTTCTCCAATATGGATTACCTGAGGAAAAACCTTTACTCCCGGACATATCACAACAAATAATTCATGTGAATACGAGCTATACCCCAAAATCCGTTATTAATGTTGCTATTATTGGTACGGGGGGCTTTGCTACAAATATGCATTTACCAAACCTGGCCAAACTTAAAGATAAATATTCTATTTACGCAACTATGGACCGTTCCGCACAACAGGCAAAGTTCGTAGCAGAACAATATCAAGCCAAATATACCACAACCAATCTGGATGAAATATTAAGTGATAAGCAGGTGGACCTTGTTTTGATAACTACAAGACACGACTCTCATGCGGAATACTGTTTGAAAGCATTACAGGCAGGAAAACATGTTTTTGTGGAAAAACCCTTAGCCATATCTCAGGAGGAATTGGATAAAATAAAGGACTTCTATTTACAAGGAAGTGGGCCTAAACCTGTATTACTTGTCGGTTTTAATCGCCGTTTCAGTAAATATCTTACAGAGATAAAAAAACATACCGACAAACGAATTAACCCTTTGCTTATCCATTATCGAATGAATGCAGGACTTTTACCTCCAGACCATTGGGTTTTTGAAACAGGCGGTAGGATTATTGGGGAAGCATGCCATATTATAGATACCATTTCCTTCCTTACAAAAAGCCCCATAGAGAGTATCTCAGTAGAATCAATAACACCAACGACAGACCGATATAGCCCAGTGGATAATAAAATCGTGATATTAAAATATAAAGATGGTTCCATTGCTTGTTTTGAATATTTCTCTGTGGGAAGTACAGAATTTGGTAAAGAGTACATGGAGGTTCATTTCGATGGAAAAACCCTCGTGATGGATGATTATAAATCTTTGAAAGGTTATGGTCAGAAAATCAATGAAATACAAACTCGAACCAGCCAGAAAGGTCACTTTGAAGAACTGCTGGCCCTTCATGATTCCATAACCGGTAAAAATCCAAATTGGCCTATTCCCCTCCCTGAATTGCTCCAAACCACAGAAGCAACTTTTATAATAAAGTAA
- a CDS encoding M14 family zinc carboxypeptidase, translated as MKKLAFILLLICYLLENESFAQKASLPVRYIVKVNIENMSDIDYLEQQGYSVDSFDGRYAHVYIPESAMEKLKNEGFELQVIGTDPSPHLEKTPSGYHNYAELTQFLQSLTNTYPDLTRLTSLGQSVQGRELWALHITDNPDIEEDEPEFKYISTIHGDEPIGTELCLLFAEYLLQNYSTDTRIKNVVDEVSIWIVPLINPDGRETVSRYNANGVDLNRSFPRYPTDFDTFYYDGGNISIETRQPETQHIMRWSLEHNFSLSANFHTGAMVVNYPYDNDGGPSGVEAPTPDDALMKWIATQYAMYNTPMYNSSQFPGGITNGAAWYVITGGMQDWNYRFTGCIEMTIELYNTKFPAGSWIPTLWNNNRESMLSYLECILRGVRGLVYDRKTGNPVWTKVLVQGNTQPVFTHPRVGNYHRLLLPGIYNLAFTVPGYIPYRVNGVEVVDGWATRQDVPLSDGDINGDDKVNDEDVDLAVEVILGITPIDKDIDVDGNGLGASDIQAIINQSLSAPIGLFPE; from the coding sequence GTGAAGAAGTTAGCATTTATTTTATTACTTATTTGTTACTTGTTAGAAAACGAATCTTTTGCACAGAAGGCATCTTTACCTGTCCGATATATTGTGAAAGTAAACATTGAAAACATGTCGGATATTGATTATCTTGAGCAACAAGGTTATTCTGTTGATTCGTTTGATGGACGATATGCACATGTTTATATTCCAGAATCCGCAATGGAAAAACTAAAAAACGAGGGTTTTGAACTACAAGTTATAGGAACAGACCCTTCACCTCACTTAGAAAAAACACCTTCGGGGTATCATAACTATGCGGAATTAACACAATTTTTACAAAGCCTCACTAATACGTATCCAGATCTTACCCGCCTAACTTCATTGGGACAATCTGTACAGGGGCGAGAGTTATGGGCACTTCACATTACAGATAACCCAGATATAGAAGAAGATGAACCAGAGTTTAAGTATATTTCCACAATACATGGAGATGAACCCATTGGAACGGAATTGTGTTTGCTTTTTGCGGAATATCTTCTACAAAACTATTCCACAGATACGAGAATAAAAAATGTTGTTGATGAGGTTTCTATATGGATTGTGCCTTTGATAAATCCAGATGGACGTGAGACGGTATCACGATATAATGCTAACGGAGTGGATTTAAACCGTTCTTTTCCTCGTTATCCTACCGACTTTGACACATTTTATTATGATGGGGGTAACATATCTATTGAAACACGGCAACCTGAGACACAGCATATTATGCGATGGTCATTAGAACATAATTTTAGTCTATCCGCAAATTTTCATACAGGTGCTATGGTTGTGAATTATCCCTACGATAACGACGGAGGACCCAGTGGTGTGGAAGCACCTACACCAGATGATGCTCTAATGAAGTGGATAGCCACGCAATATGCTATGTATAACACACCTATGTATAACAGTTCCCAATTTCCCGGTGGGATAACAAATGGCGCAGCATGGTATGTTATTACGGGGGGTATGCAAGACTGGAATTATCGCTTTACAGGATGTATTGAAATGACAATAGAGTTATACAATACTAAATTTCCAGCAGGGTCATGGATACCGACACTGTGGAATAATAATCGAGAATCTATGCTGTCTTATTTAGAGTGTATTTTACGAGGAGTGCGAGGACTTGTATATGATAGAAAAACGGGAAATCCTGTCTGGACAAAAGTTTTAGTGCAGGGGAACACACAACCCGTATTTACTCATCCGCGTGTTGGGAATTATCACCGACTATTATTACCCGGCATATACAACCTTGCTTTTACTGTACCCGGATATATTCCCTACCGTGTAAATGGGGTTGAGGTCGTTGATGGATGGGCAACGCGTCAAGATGTTCCCCTGAGCGATGGTGACATTAATGGAGATGATAAAGTAAACGATGAAGATGTAGACCTTGCAGTAGAGGTCATTTTGGGCATTACACCAATTGATAAAGATATAGATGTTGACGGTAATGGGTTGGGAGCCTCTGACATACAGGCGATAATCAATCAATCTCTATCTGCTCCCATCGGTCTCTTCCCGGAATAG